The Mucilaginibacter sp. PAMB04168 genome contains the following window.
GAAGAATACCCGACAATACAGCGTATAATTGCCATATTGCAAAAGCAAGAAGTAAACAAATTTAGTTTAATTACATCATTAAGAGGAAAGTAACAAGATGGCAGAATTAGACACCTCCGGCGGGGGTAAAGGTAAAGGTGGGAAGGTAAGAAGTAAGAAGCAGTCAACACGCGTGGATTTAACAGCCATGGTGGATTTGGCTTTCTTGCTGGTAACTTTCTTCATGCTTACCACTACCCTGTCAAAACCAAAAGCCATGGACTTGGCTATGCCGGATAAAAATGAAGACAAACCTCAAGATCAGGAACCAATTGCAGCATCCAGAACGGTAACTGTATTATTAGGTAAAGACAACCGTTTAGAGTGGTTTGTAGGCGTTCCTACCGAGCCGCTTTCGGCCCCAACAGTTGATAATTACGGTAAAGATGGTATCCGTAAGGTATTAATTGAAAAAGGTAAAGAAATCAAACAAAAAACAGGCAAGGATATGTTTGTGATTATTAAACCAAGCGATAAATCAATCTATAGAAACATGATCGATATTATTGACGAGTTGAACATTACCAACAATAAACTGTATGCAATTGTAGATATTACACCGGTTGAAATTGGCTTGTTAAAAGACGTAGGTCTTTATTAATTGATATTTTACACACACTTTAAATAAAATAAGTCATGGCTATTTTAGGATCAAAACTAGACATACTGAAACCTGAGTGGCTTGATGTTGTTTTTGCCGATAGAAACAAGGCATACGGTGCGTACGAGTTACGTAAAAGCAATCCAAAAAATACATCAGTAGCATTACTTATTACTGTTAGTCTTTTTGCATTGGCCGTTTCGATGCCAACTATCA
Protein-coding sequences here:
- a CDS encoding biopolymer transporter ExbD codes for the protein MAELDTSGGGKGKGGKVRSKKQSTRVDLTAMVDLAFLLVTFFMLTTTLSKPKAMDLAMPDKNEDKPQDQEPIAASRTVTVLLGKDNRLEWFVGVPTEPLSAPTVDNYGKDGIRKVLIEKGKEIKQKTGKDMFVIIKPSDKSIYRNMIDIIDELNITNNKLYAIVDITPVEIGLLKDVGLY